CTTGCTTCCATGCCTGCGGTAATTACACCTTGCACGTTAAGAGGCGTTTCGCCGTTAAGCGACGCGGTATTAACGGCGTATCCGTCCATAGCGGAATTGTCCCAAGGCGGTACGTCTACATTGGCCACAACATCATCGGCCAGTATGCGGTTGGTGGCATCAAAAATACTTATTTGTTCAGTCTCGCTAATAGGCGAAGCGGCATCGAGTGCTTTAGACAACGCTTCTTCTAACGAAAGCCATTTAGATGACATACCAACCACCTTATAAACTGTTGTTCTGTATATTAATGAACAGCGGATGTTACAGAAAAACCAACGTTATACCAAAGATTAATGTAGGTTTTAACCGGGGTTTTGTGAAACCGCGTGAAAGGATGGAAAGTTGATTACCCATTAAGAACGTCACTTTGTTCTGTTGGAATGAGCATCACGGGATATTTTAGTCTTTTACAACGTCAATAACTGGGTAAAACAATCAAACACCCAGTCGGGTTCATGAATGGCAATATCTTCGCCGTAGTTGTAACCGTAAGTTAACCCGACACACCTCATATTAGCGGCCTTGGCCGCCTGTATATCATTTTTTGAATCGCCCACCATTATACACGTCTCTGGCATCACGTTCAGGGTATCGCTAACGTGTAATAAGGGCAGGGGAGATGGTTTTTTCTCAGGTAAAGAGTCGCCGCCAACCGTTACCAAAAACATGTCATTTAATGAATACGCGTTAAGAATTGGTGGAATAAATTCCTCGGGTTTATTAGTTACCAGCGCCAGGTTGTACTGCTTACATTTAAGCGTTGCTAGTGTGTCGAATACCCCTTTGTACAATGTGGAATATTGGCATACCAATACGCGGTAATGCGCTAAAAATTTATCAAGCGCCGCGTCTACTTGTGCACTACTTTGGCCATGGGAAATGCTTGTACTTCCACTTAGCCCTCGCTCAACCAGCATTCGCGCACCATTACCAACCCAATGCCTTATTGTGGTTTCAGGGTACGTCGGTAAGCCCATGTCATGAAGCGTAGCGTTTAGTGCGTGAGCGAGGTCGGGTACTGAGTCGACTAAGGTGCCGTCTAGGTCAAAGATAAATGTGGAAATAGGTTGCATTACTACCTTATGTGTTGATGGAACTTCGAAAAGTATAATACCGCAGCTTCCCTTCCGCGGTCAGTGTTTGTTTGTGCGCCGGCTTTTTGTTTACTAGCGCAAGTACTATTTACTCAAAGTCTTGGTTACTAATCCAAAGCGTTTGGTAAGGCTTCATCTGCAAACTGCCACTTGCTAACGCAATTTCATCTCGAGAGATAAGATCAATCCAGTTATCGGTGCCAATTAAGTTAATATCTGACAACAATACGGTTTGGTCTTCATCGCTAATGTTACTTATGCAGAATACGCTTTGTTTTCTATCTAGACTTTGTCGCCAGTAACCAAATAGCTGTGTACCTAACTGCAGCGTAAACTGTGTAGCGTTAGGGTGAAACGCCGGTTGTGCTTTTCTTATGCGAATAAGCTGCGACAAACGGGTTAGTACTTTGTGATGCTGCGAGAAAGGCGAATCAAGTAATGCTTCTAGTTCTTTTAAGTCCCAGCGACGTCGGTTTATAGAACGGTTTTGGCCTGTATTGGCGACTTTCTCATAGTCGTTTGAGGTGCCCAACAAACTGTGAATGTATAGCCCTGGGATCCCTTCCATACCCAGCATGATTGCATGAGCGCAAATAAAGCGATCTACTTGATATTTATCTGGGCCCTTAGTGGTGCCTTGAAGTGCATCAAACAAGGTAATGTTTATTTCATAAGGCTTTTGCTGACCGTGATCAGACGCACGCCATGAAATTTTACCCCCAAAGTGTTGCATCGTATGCACCAACTCCGATATTTCTTCTTCACTTAGCAAACCCTCAGCAGGCCTAAGCCCAATACCGTCATGCGAAGCAATAAAGTTGAAGTACGCAGTACCATTTTGTGCAGGAGGCATGCTCATCATCCAACTTTTCAAATAGGTGCAGTCGCCTGTTACCAAGGTATTTACCAATAGTGGCGGTAATGAAAAATTATAAATGGCGTGCGCTTCATTGGCGTTACCAAAATAGGTTAGGTTTTCGCGGTTGGGAATATTGGTTTCAGTAATAATAATGATTGAAGGGTCGACATGTTCAATCAAAGTGCGCAACAAGCGAATAACTTCGTGCGTTTGCGGCAAGTTAATGCAATTCGTGCCCACAATTTTCCATAGGAAGGCGACGGCATCTAGTCGAAACAACTTCGAGCCTTTGTCGATGTATAGGCGAATAATATCAACAAAAGCCAGTAAAACC
The DNA window shown above is from Alteromonas sp. KC3 and carries:
- a CDS encoding phosphoglycolate phosphatase; this encodes MQPISTFIFDLDGTLVDSVPDLAHALNATLHDMGLPTYPETTIRHWVGNGARMLVERGLSGSTSISHGQSSAQVDAALDKFLAHYRVLVCQYSTLYKGVFDTLATLKCKQYNLALVTNKPEEFIPPILNAYSLNDMFLVTVGGDSLPEKKPSPLPLLHVSDTLNVMPETCIMVGDSKNDIQAAKAANMRCVGLTYGYNYGEDIAIHEPDWVFDCFTQLLTL
- a CDS encoding sugar phosphorylase, which codes for MAWDLLHDKVKHHLESIYADVALNVSYETLATDLMNTIGIKSDADIASPQSHHNYWDEEDVVMITYGDSVIDDDERPLVTLNRFLHRYCKNTINNVHILPFFPYSSDDGFSVIDYSTVNEALGSWDDVEDIAKDYGLMADLVINHCSARSVWFDNFIKGEGPGSDYFFTADPTDDLSMVTRPRVSPLLRETETANGTKHVWCTFSHDQVDFDFRNPKVLLAFVDIIRLYIDKGSKLFRLDAVAFLWKIVGTNCINLPQTHEVIRLLRTLIEHVDPSIIIITETNIPNRENLTYFGNANEAHAIYNFSLPPLLVNTLVTGDCTYLKSWMMSMPPAQNGTAYFNFIASHDGIGLRPAEGLLSEEEISELVHTMQHFGGKISWRASDHGQQKPYEINITLFDALQGTTKGPDKYQVDRFICAHAIMLGMEGIPGLYIHSLLGTSNDYEKVANTGQNRSINRRRWDLKELEALLDSPFSQHHKVLTRLSQLIRIRKAQPAFHPNATQFTLQLGTQLFGYWRQSLDRKQSVFCISNISDEDQTVLLSDINLIGTDNWIDLISRDEIALASGSLQMKPYQTLWISNQDFE